From Solanum lycopersicum chromosome 8, SLM_r2.1, the proteins below share one genomic window:
- the LOC101261937 gene encoding mitochondrial pyruvate carrier 1 isoform X2 — translation MASFKAFLNSPVGPKTTHFWGPIGNWGFIIAGLVDTQKPPEMISRNMTSVMCVYSALFMRFAWMVQPRNYLLMVSHASNETVQLYQLSRWAKSQGYLKKKTDKAE, via the exons ATGGCTAGCTTCAAGGCATTCTTGAACAGTCCTGTTGGCCCTAAAAcaactcatttttggggtccTATAGGCAATTGGGGATTCATCATTGCT GGACTCGTAGACACACAGAAACCTCCAGAAATGATATCACGCAACATGACTTCAG TAATGTGTGTGTATTCTGCACTGTTCATGAGGTTTGCATGGATGGTACAGCCGCGTAATTATCTACTAATGGTATCTCATGCCTCGAATGAGACTGTGCAACTTTATCAGTTATCGCGTTGGGCAAAAAGTCAAGG atatttgaagaagaaaacagaTAAAGCAGAGTGA
- the LOC101261937 gene encoding mitochondrial pyruvate carrier 1 isoform X1 gives MASFKAFLNSPVGPKTTHFWGPIGNWGFIIAGLVDTQKPPEMISRNMTSVMCVYSAVMCVYSALFMRFAWMVQPRNYLLMVSHASNETVQLYQLSRWAKSQGYLKKKTDKAE, from the exons ATGGCTAGCTTCAAGGCATTCTTGAACAGTCCTGTTGGCCCTAAAAcaactcatttttggggtccTATAGGCAATTGGGGATTCATCATTGCT GGACTCGTAGACACACAGAAACCTCCAGAAATGATATCACGCAACATGACTTCAG TAATGTGTGTGTATTCTGCAGTAATGTGTGTGTATTCTGCACTGTTCATGAGGTTTGCATGGATGGTACAGCCGCGTAATTATCTACTAATGGTATCTCATGCCTCGAATGAGACTGTGCAACTTTATCAGTTATCGCGTTGGGCAAAAAGTCAAGG atatttgaagaagaaaacagaTAAAGCAGAGTGA
- the LOC101264038 gene encoding protein KINESIN LIGHT CHAIN-RELATED 1-like: MPGLVSVKTPPETPALRISISDENHGRNGSGSSRSEQFNPKTNSPAPRRPPSPSTSRAKPSPDRGSGKKKSPPEKVEIEESSLDNPDLGPFLLKLARDTIASGEGPTKALDYALRAAKSFERCAVDGEPSLDLAMSLHVVAAIYCSLGRFDEAIPVLETAIKVPEVSRGADHALAAFSGYMQLGDTYSMLGQLDRSIESYKEGLKTQMEALGDTDPRVAETCRYLAEAHVQAMQFDEAENLCKKTLEIHRAHSPPASLEEAADRRLMALICEAKCDYESALEHLVLANMAMIANGQETEVAAIDVGIGNIYLSLSRFDEAVFSYQKALTVFKSSKGDNHPSVASVYVRLADLYYKTGKLRESRSYCENALRIYAKPVPGTTPEDIACGLTEISAVYELFNEPEEALKLLLKAMKLLEDKPGQQSTIAGIEARMGVMFYMVGRYEEARSSLENAVIKLRASGERKSAFFGVVLNQMGLSSVQLFKIDEAAELFEEAKEILEQECGHCHQDTLGVYSNLAATYDAIGRVDDAIEILEYVLKLREEKLGTANPDFNDEKKRLAELLKEAGRSRNKNPKSLENLIDPNSKRTTKKETSSKKWSAFRFRS; encoded by the exons ATGCCGGGATTAGTTTCAGTCAAAACTCCGCCGGAAACTCCGGCATTAAGAATATCAATTTCCGATGAGAACCACGGCCGAAACGGGTCGGGCTCTAGTAGATCCGAACAATTTAATCCGAAAACGAACTCACCTGCGCCACGACGACCTCCATCACCGTCAACTTCACGGGCGAAGCCATCTCCGGATCGGGGCTCCGGAAAGAAGAAATCTCCGCCGGAGAAGGTTGAAATCGAGGAGTCATCTCTTGACAATCCGGATCTAGGGCCGTTCCTGTTAAAGCTAGCGCGTGACACCATTGCCTCCGGTGAAGGTCCGACTAAAGCACTAGACTATGCTTTACGAGCTGCGAAGTCGTTTGAGAGGTGCGCAGTTGACGGTGAGCCGAGTTTGGATCTAGCTATGAGTCTGCACGTTGTGGCAGCTATATATTGTAGTTTGGGGAGGTTTGATGAAGCTATTCCAGTGCTAGAAACGGCGATTAAGGTGCCGGAAGTTTCAAGAGGCGCAGATCATGCTCTTGCGGCGTTCTCAGGGTATATGCAGCTTGGTGATACGTATTCTATGCTAGGACAATTGGATCGGTCAATTGAGTCTTACAAAGAAGGATTGAAAACGCAGATGGAAGCTTTGGGAGACACAGATCCAAGAGTCGCAGAGACTTGTAG GTACTTGGCTGAGGCTCATGTTCAGGCAATGCAGTTTGATGAGGCTGAGAATTTGTGTAAGAAAACATTGGAAATCCATCGTGCACACAGTCCTCCAGCTTCTCTTGAAGAGGCAGCTGATCGTCGTTTGATGGCTCTAATATGTGAGGctaaatgtgattatgagtcAGCCCTTGAGCACCTTGTACTTGCCAACATGGCTATGATTGCCAATGGACAGGAAACTGAGGTTGCAGCTATTGATGTTGGAATAGGGAACATCTACTTGTCGTTGTCTCGTTTTGATGAGGCCGTCTTCTCCTATCAGAAGGCACTCACTGTTTTCAAATCATCTAAGGGTGACAACCATCCTTCAGTTGCATCTGTCTATGTAAGGCTGGCTGACCTATACTACAAGACAGGAAAACTGAGGGAATCCAGATCCTATTGTGAGAATGCCCTCAGAATATACGCAAAACCTGTACCTGGAACAACCCCTGAAGATATTGCCTGTGGATTGACGGAAATCTCAGCAGTATATGAGTTATTTAATGAACCCGAGGAGGCCCTGAAACTGCTGCTCAAGGCAATGAAACTATTAGAGGATAAACCAGGACAGCAAAGTACCATTGCTGGCATAGAGGCACGAATGGGTGTTATGTTTTATATGGTCGGGAGATATGAAGAGGCGCGCAGTTCCTTAGAAAATGCAGTGATAAAACTTAGAGCCAGTGGTGAGAGGAAATCAGCTTTCTTCGGAGTTGTTTTAAATCAGATGGGATTGTCTTCTGTACAACTGTTTAAAATAGATGAGGCTGCTGAGTTATTCGAAGAAGCTAAAGAAATTCTGGAACAGGAGTGTGGCCATTGCCATCAAGATACCCTTGGTGTGTATAGCAATCTTGCCGCCACTTATGATGCTATAGGAAG AGTGGATGATGCTATTGAGATTCTGGAGTACGTTCTTAAACTAAGAGAAGAAAAACTCGGAACTGCGAATCCTGATTTCAACGATGAGAAAAAGAGGCTGGCTGAATTATTGAAAGAAGCAGGCAGATCTCGGAACAAAAACCCGAAATCCTTAGAGAATCTTATTGATCCAAACTCTAAAAGGACGACGAAGAAGGAGACTTCATCAAAGAAGTGGTCTGCATTTAGGTTTAGAAGTTGA
- the LOC109118694 gene encoding NADPH-dependent aldehyde reductase-like protein, chloroplastic encodes MAESNENVPAQKLPLENRVAIVTGSSRGIGKAIALHLASLGAKLIINYSSSNSTSLANDVVSQINSNKSMNDSIAVAVKADISDPDEVRSLFDAAESAFQSPVNILVNSAAVCDGKRPTIMNTDLEDFDRTFSVNTRGSFLCCKEAANRMINRGGGGRIICVTSSATASFRAGNGAYTASKAAVEAMVKLLAKELKGTGITANCVAPGPIATDMFFNAATEEKVKKVIDECPHGRLGQSEDVAPVVGFLASDASEWVNGQIIRVNGGYI; translated from the coding sequence atGGCGGAATCAAACGAAAACGTACCTGCTCAAAAATTGCCGCTCGAAAATCGGGTAGCTATCGTTACCGGATCTTCTCGAGGCATCGGAAAAGCAATTGCACTTCATTTAGcttctctcggtgctaagctcaTCATCAACTATTCCTCCTCAAACTCCACTTCTCTAGCCAACGACGTCGTTTCTCAAATCAATTCTAATAAATCCATGAATGATTCCATCGCTGTCGCCGTTAAAGCTGATATCTCAGATCCGGACGAGGTGAGATCCCTCTTTGACGCAGCTGAATCAGCTTTTCAATCTCCGGTCAACATCTTAGTGAACTCCGCCGCCGTGTGCGACGGAAAGCGTCCAACGATTATGAACACAGATCTCGAGGATTTCGATAGGACTTTTAGCGTGAATACTCGTGGATCCTTTTTATGCTGTAAGGAAGCTGCGAACAGAATGATAAATCGCGGAGGCGGAGGAAGGATTATATGTGTGACGTCATCTGCGACGGCGTCATTTCGGGCTGGGAACGGTGCGTACACGGCATCGAAGGCGGCGGTGGAAGCAATGGTGAAACTACTGGCGAAGGAACTAAAAGGAACAGGAATAACGGCGAATTGCGTGGCGCCGGGACCGATAGCGACGGATATGTTTTTCAATGCAGCAACAGAGGAGAAAGTGAAGAAGGTGATCGATGAATGTCCACACGGAAGACTCGGCCAGTCGGAGGATGTTGCTCCGGTCGTGGGATTTTTGGCCAGCGATGCTTCTGAATGGGTGAATGGACAAATTATTCGTGTCAATGGCGGTTACATCTGA
- the LOC101261937 gene encoding mitochondrial pyruvate carrier 1 isoform X3 encodes MASFKAFLNSPVGPKTTHFWGPIGNWGFIIAGLVDTQKPPEMISRNMTSVMCVYSALFMRFAWMVQPRNYLLMVSHASNETVQLYQLSRWAKSQG; translated from the exons ATGGCTAGCTTCAAGGCATTCTTGAACAGTCCTGTTGGCCCTAAAAcaactcatttttggggtccTATAGGCAATTGGGGATTCATCATTGCT GGACTCGTAGACACACAGAAACCTCCAGAAATGATATCACGCAACATGACTTCAG TAATGTGTGTGTATTCTGCACTGTTCATGAGGTTTGCATGGATGGTACAGCCGCGTAATTATCTACTAATGGTATCTCATGCCTCGAATGAGACTGTGCAACTTTATCAGTTATCGCGTTGGGCAAAAAGTCAAGGGTAA